The Cyanobacterium stanieri LEGE 03274 region GTTGGGGGAAATTCCAGTCCATGAGCAAGTTAAGAAGTAATAATATTAAAACTCACATTAAAATATAATTAGGTAAAAAAATGGAAGTTATACGCACGGTAAAAATAGTTAAAAACGGTCAAGTTATATTAAGTTTACCTTTGGAATTTTCAGGGCAAGAGGTAGAAATTATTGTTATGAAAAAAGAACATTCTCAAGTTAGAAAAAATAGTTTAAAAGGCTCTTTAAAAATGTATGCTAAACCAGAGTTAATTACTTTGGAGTCAAAGGCGTGGGAAAATGCTACGGAGGAAAAATATGACCATCGTTGATGCTAATATTATCCTTCGTTATGTTCTCGATGACCATGAGGAATTATCCACTAAGGCGGCAGATATTTTAGAAAATAATCGGGTTACTTTACCTATTGCTGTGGCTTGTGAGGTAGTTTTTGTTTTGCAAAAAGTCTATGAGGTGGAGAGGGATAAAATTCAAGAAGTATTAAAGGGATTAGTTGAGGAAGAGTTGGTTTTTCTGGAGAAGCCTGAATTATTACTTAAGGCTTTGGATTGTTACAGGGAAACAAAGTTTGATTTTGTGGATTGTCTTTTATGGGCTTATTCTCAAGTTGATTCGGAATTTGTTTTTACTTTTGATAAAAAATTGGACAAATATATTAAAAAAAATATCTAATTATGATGCTTAGTTTACCTAAATATGACTGTTATAAAGATTCTGGGGTTGATTGGTTGGGGGAAATTCCAGTACATTGGGGCATAACAAGAATGGCTAATTTTGGTAGTTTTACCAAAGGAAAAGGTATTAGTAAAAATGATATTTCTGAACAAGGTTTACCAGCGTTACTTTATGGAGATATATACACAAAATATAATATTAAAACAGATTATTTGATAACAACTGTCCCAAACAATATTGCTAGTAATTCCGCTCAAATTTATTATAATGATATTCTGTTTACAGGTTCTGGAGAAACCCTTGAAGATATTGGAAAATGTATTGTTTATAAAGGGAATAGTGTCGGATATGCTGGAGGAGATGTAATAATTTTTAGACAAAATAAGTGTAATTCTCTTTATCTTTCTTATCTATTTAATTCCTCATTTTTTAATGAGCAAAAAGCAAAATTAGCTAAAGGACAAATCATTGTTCATATTTATTCTTCTAAGTTAAAAACAATTAAATTTTGTTTACCCCCATTAGAAGAACAAGAAAAGATAGTAAAATTTTTAGATAGAAAGTGTGAGGAGGTGGAGAGTGCGATCGCCCTTAAACAAAGATTAATTATACTGTTAGAGGAACAAAGTGCGATCGTTATTAACCAAGCCGTCACCAAAGGCTTAAACCCCAACGCACCGATGAAAGATAGCGGTATTGATTGGCTTGGCGATATTCCATCACATTGGGAAGTAACTAGAATGGCTAATTTCGGTAGTTTCAATAAAGGGAAAGGAATTAGTAAAAATGATATTTCTGAAAAAGGTTTACCAGCATTACTGTATGGAGATATATACACAAAATATAATATTAAAACAGATTATTTAATAACAACCGTCCCAAACAATATTGCTAGTAATTCCGCTCAAATTTATTATGATGATATTCTGTTTACAGGTTCTGGAGAAACCCTTGAAGATATAGGAAAATGTATTGTTTATAAAGGAAATGATATAGGATACGCTGGGGGAGATGTAATTATTTTTAGACAAAATAGATATAACTCTTTATATCTTTCTTATTTATTTAATTCATTTTTATTTAAAGAGCAAAAAGCAAAATTAGCTAAAGGACAAATCATTGTTCATATTTATTCATCTAAACTTAAAAATATTAAATTTTGTATTCCCCCTATTGAAGAACAAGAAAAAATAGTAGAATACTTAGAGCAAAAAACAGCAGAAATAGAAGAATTAAAAGAGAAAACTTTACAACAGATAGGGAAACTAAAAGAGTTTAAACAAATCTTAATCGCCGAAGCGGTGACAGGTAAAATTAAAGTATAAAATTAAAACTATAAATAGTAATAAAGGATAAATAATCAAGCCATGAATATTGACACTTTAAAAGATCAAATAAGATATTTAACCAATGAAGAAGGAAAAAAAACTGATGTTTTAATACCCTTAGCTATATGGGAAAATATTTTACAAAACCTTCCCTTAGAAATAGAAGAAGAAAATGATCATAAAACTCAATTAATAGCCGATTTAAAACAAAGCCTCCTCGATGCTAGAGACGGTAAAACCTACCCCTTAGAACAACTTTGGGAGAATGACTAACCATAAATGAAAGAAATAAAATTTACAGAACCTTTTAAAAGCAGATTAAAAAAA contains the following coding sequences:
- a CDS encoding PIN domain-containing protein, which produces MTIVDANIILRYVLDDHEELSTKAADILENNRVTLPIAVACEVVFVLQKVYEVERDKIQEVLKGLVEEELVFLEKPELLLKALDCYRETKFDFVDCLLWAYSQVDSEFVFTFDKKLDKYIKKNI
- a CDS encoding restriction endonuclease subunit S, coding for MMLSLPKYDCYKDSGVDWLGEIPVHWGITRMANFGSFTKGKGISKNDISEQGLPALLYGDIYTKYNIKTDYLITTVPNNIASNSAQIYYNDILFTGSGETLEDIGKCIVYKGNSVGYAGGDVIIFRQNKCNSLYLSYLFNSSFFNEQKAKLAKGQIIVHIYSSKLKTIKFCLPPLEEQEKIVKFLDRKCEEVESAIALKQRLIILLEEQSAIVINQAVTKGLNPNAPMKDSGIDWLGDIPSHWEVTRMANFGSFNKGKGISKNDISEKGLPALLYGDIYTKYNIKTDYLITTVPNNIASNSAQIYYDDILFTGSGETLEDIGKCIVYKGNDIGYAGGDVIIFRQNRYNSLYLSYLFNSFLFKEQKAKLAKGQIIVHIYSSKLKNIKFCIPPIEEQEKIVEYLEQKTAEIEELKEKTLQQIGKLKEFKQILIAEAVTGKIKV